A genome region from Oncorhynchus gorbuscha isolate QuinsamMale2020 ecotype Even-year linkage group LG26, OgorEven_v1.0, whole genome shotgun sequence includes the following:
- the LOC124016505 gene encoding coiled-coil domain-containing protein 43-like, protein MAASMADAGEFEKWLNYRLDSLEVDQEVYGAYILGILQEEESDDEKEDALLGILSAFLEDEKLEDVCKEIISQWTESCARSATKNKEDAEVLAIANLIEKQAQIVVKQKEVSQESRKRKEAKEAVLAQYANITDDEDEAEEEEQAFPPSGDKSLFKNTNVEEVLSRKKQQRDQAKEDSHKKKETDKMQREKDKLARQDRKDKEKKRTQKGERKR, encoded by the exons ATGGCGGCGTCCATGGCAGATGCCGGGGAGTTTGAGAAGTGGCTGAATTATCGACTAGACTCCTTAGAAGTGGACCAGGAGGTGTATGGAGCTTATATTTTAGGAATACTTCAAGAGGAGGAGAGTGACGATGAGAAGGAGGACGCACTGCTAGGAATTCTATCTGCGTTTCTG GAGGATGAGAAACTTGAAGATGTCTGCAAAGAGATCATTAGTCAGTGGACTGAGAGCTGTGCCCGGTCGGCAACCAAAAACAAGGAGGATG CTGAGGTACTGGCCATTGCCAATCTGATAGAGAAGCAGGCACAGATTGTGGTGAAACAGAAGGAAGTATCTCAGGAGTCCAGGAAGAGGAAAGAAGCTAAAGAAGCAGTCCTGGCTCAATATGCCAATATCACCGATGATGAGGA TGAAGCTGAAGAGGAGGAGCAGGCTTTCCCCCCCAGTGGTGATAAAT CCCTGTTTAAGAACACCAACGTGGAGGAGGTTTTGAGCAGGAAGAAGCAGCAGAGGGACCAGGCTAAGGAAGATTCGCATAAGAAGAAAGAGACGGACAAGATGCAGCGCGAGAAGGATAAACTAGCGAGGCAGGACAGGAAGGACAAGGAGAAGAAACGCACACAGAAAGGGGAACGCAAAAGATGA